A single region of the Lycium barbarum isolate Lr01 chromosome 2, ASM1917538v2, whole genome shotgun sequence genome encodes:
- the LOC132625986 gene encoding G-type lectin S-receptor-like serine/threonine-protein kinase RLK1 has protein sequence MAIPFSYFLVILLLFSIPLHNLAQNNGRVPTNSSITATDGSTPWLSPSGDFAFGFHKLQDNKDQFLLCIWYAKLQEKTRLWHANMSSPVPQGSRLNLDPQRGLILSDPQGTTLWRTDLVVGNIDHALMNDTGNFVIMGSDSADPLWESFRNPTDTLLPNQKLERGGFLVSQRSEANFTQGRFYLRMLDKGNLVLVTKSAPSNSDYDDDEYYNSGTSDSTNETNSGDKLVFGENGVMYILKRNNKRESLTPPSIPLVSQNYHRVTLNFDGVLSQYYHSRISNSSGWNILWSRPNNICTEIDGVNGPGACGYNNVCNLGPNSRPECNCPQSYSLVDPNNAYGDCKSDFSISCDEVGRGSPEDFYSFITIRDTDWPKSDFQQISPSTEQECQSACLNDCFCAVAIYRSNTCWKKKLPLSNGRTDTNLNSMAFIKIRKNGVPPLSPGLPNNPASRQSKSWRNWAVVLSALLGSSVLVNFLFVGVFCWGFFHIYEMKAKTSSSMSSVANSTCHSFTYKQIVEATKDFKEELGRGAFGIVYKGVMPIGSRNVVAIKKLDRVAHEAEKEVMTEVNVISQTHHKNLVRLIGYCNEGPHRLLVYEYMSNGTLASFIFGDLKPTWSQRTNFATGIARGLAYLHEECSTQIIHCDIKPQNILLDDYYVARISDFGLSKLMMINQSRTLTNIRGTRGYVAPEWFRNCQVTVKVDVYSFGVLLLEIITCRKNYENEESYGAEAILTDWVVDCFQEGKLEAMVENDIEALNDKKQLQRFVMVGIWCIQEDPSMRPTMRKVAQMLEGSVEVTTPPCPYDFSITI, from the exons ATGGCTATTCCCTTTTCTTATTTTCTTGTAATATTACTTCTTTTTTCCATTCCATTACACAATTTAGCTCAAAATAATGGTAGAGTACCTACTAATAGTTCTATTACTGCAACAGATGGAAGTACCCCATGGCTTTCACCATCTGGTGATTTTGCATTTGGGTTCCATAAACTTCAAGATAATAAAGATCAGTTCTTGCTTTGTATATGGTATGCAAAATTACAAGAAAAAACCAGACTTTGGCATGCAAATATGAGTAGTCCAGTGCCACAAGGATCAAGATTGAATCTTGATCCTCAAAGGGGTCTAATACTTAGTGATCCTCAAGGGACTACCCTTTGGAGAACTGATTTGGTTGTTGGTAATATTGACCATGCACTCATGAATGATACAGGGAATTTTGTTATCATGGGAAGTGATTCTGCTGATCCATTGTGGGAAAGTTTTAGAAATCCAACTGATACTTTGTTGCCAAATCAAAAACTGGAAAGAGGAGGCTTCCTTGTTTCTCAAAGATCAGAAGCTAATTTCACTCAAG GTAGGTTTTATCTTCGCATGCTTGATAAAGGGAATTTGGTGCTTGTTACAAAAAGTGCGCCTTCTAATTCAgactatgatgatgatgagtacTATAACAGTGGTACCTCTGACTCAACAAATGAAACAAATTCTGGGGATAAATTGGTTTTCGGAGAGAATGGTGTGATGTACATATTGAAGCGAAACAATAAAAGGGAAAGTCTTACTCCCCCTTCCATTCCTCTAGTTTCGCAAAATTACCATCGTGTGACTCTTAACTTTGATGGAGTTCTAAGTCAGTATTATCATTCAAGGATTTCTAATAGCAGTGGCTGGAATATTCTGTGGTCTCGACCGAATAATATATGCACTGAAATTGATGGAGTAAACGGACCCGGGGCATGTGGTTACAACAATGTATGCAATCTTGGCCCAAACAGTAGACCAGAGTGTAACTGTCCACAAAGCTATTCATTGGTTGATCCGAACAATGCTTATGGCGACTGCAAATCAGATTTTTCTATAAGTTGTGATGAAGTTGGAAGGGGTTCACCTGAAGATTTTTACAGTTTTATCACGATTCGTGATACTGATTGGCCAAAATCTGATTTTCAGCAAATTAGTCCTTCAACTGAACAAGAATGCCAAAGTGCATGTTTGAATGATTGTTTTTGTGCTGTTGCCATTTATAGAAGCAATACCTGCTGGAAAAAGAAGTTGCCTTTGTCGAACGGGAGAACAGACACCAATCTGAATTCAATGGCTTTTATCAAAATAAGGAAAAATGGTGTTCCTCCTCTGAGTCCTGGTCTTCCCAATAATCCAGCATCTCGTCAAAGCAAGAGTTGGCGAAATTGGGCTGTTGTATTGTCCGCGCTCTTAGGAAGCTCAGTCTTGGTAAATTTTCTTTTCGTTGGTGTATTTTGTTGGGGATTTTTCCATATTTACGAAATGAAAGCTAAGACATCAAGCTCTATGAGTAGCGTGGCAAACTCTACGTGTCATAGTTTTACATATAAACAGATTGTAGAGGCCACAAAAGACTTCAAGGAAGAGCTTGGGAGGGGTGCATTCGGGATTGTTTACAAAGGGGTAATGCCTATCGGTTCAAGAAATGTAGTCGCTATAAAGAAGCTGGACAGAGTTGCTCATGAAGCAGAGAAGGAAGTCATGACTGAAGTAAATGTGATTAGTCAGACTCATCACAAGAATTTGGTCCGGCTGATCGGATATTGTAACGAGGGACCTCATCGTTTGTTGGTCTACGAGTATATGAGTAATGGAACTCTTGCAAGTTTCATTTTTGGTGATCTGAAGCCTACTTGGAGCCAGAGGACAAATTTTGCAACAGGGATTGCAAGGGGACTTGCATACCTCCACGAAGAGTGCAGCACGCAGATTATACATTGTGACATAAAACCTCAAAACATTCTCCTTGACGATTATTATGTTGCTCGAATATCAGATTTTGGATTGTCTAAACTGATGATGATTAACCAGAGCCGAACGCTTACTAATATTAGAGGAACAAGAGGTTATGTTGCTCCGGAATGGTTCAGGAATTGTCAGGTCACGGTTAAGGTGGACGTTTACAGCTTTGGTGTATTGCTACTAGAGATCATCACATGTCGGAAAAATTATGAGAATGAGGAAAGCTATGGGGCAGAGGCAATTCTTACGGATTGGGTTGTGGATTGCTTTCAAGAAGGAAAATTGGAAGCTATGGTGGAAAATGATATTGAGGCCTTGAATGATAAGAAGCAGCTCCAGAGGTTCGTGATGGTTGGTATTTGGTGTATTCAAGAGGATCCGTCCATGAGGCCTACTATGAGAAAAGTTGCTCAAATGCTTGAAGGATCTGTTGAAGTGACTACTCCACCATGTCCGTATGATTTTAGCATTACTATATGA